AGGCATCACCGTGGCACCAAGAATCGACGCAGCTGTGAAAATACCGTTGTTTTCGAAAATCTGTTTAGAAGGGACGAATCCTCTGAAGATGGAACGTGCGTTAGCTGTTGGTGGCAAGTAGCTCAGCTCAATACAGAAGCAAACAACTACCATTAGCACCAAAGCTGCCACACAGTATTCGAATGCTCGCACAAATTTCATCGATGCTCCTGGACGCCAGGCCATCATCACCAGCAAAACGTCACTAACTGTCAGCAACACACCGGCCCAAAGAGGAACTCTGATAAGGATGTTCAATGCAATTGCAGAACCAATGACCTCTGCTAAATCTGTAGCAATGATGGCAACTTCTGCGAAGACATAGATGACGATATTCATCCATGATGGAAGGTGTTCCCGACAGCAACGCGACAGATCATATCCTGTAGCAGATCCCAACTTGATGCAAAGACTTTGGAGGAAAATTGCTATAATATTACTCATCAGGACGACACATAATAAACTGTATTCGTTAGAAGCACCACCACTAATACCTGTAGCATAGTTACCAGGGTCAATGTAGGCCACAGCTATCATAAGACCCGGTCCAATAAAGGAGCAGTACTTCCTAAAGACCCTGAGTGAACTAATATAGAAATCTTTAACCTGTGCCTTCATCTGGAAGTAATAAAGCCGTTTGGTAGGAAGAGCTTTTGGAGTTTATTTATTCCCCCCTGATGGCAGggctttcaaaaaaaaaatatgcATGCGAAATGCTCCGGGATAGTCACATGATACATCACGCGTTCTACCATCCCAATTCAAACAAGTGCACCAATCAAATTTGGTAGCGCATGTAATTCACGTGACAGATCACGCTCTTTGGCTCTCCTCAATCCAGCGAAAAATCTTCCACAAACACCAACTAGCTTCACCACCTCTCTTCCATTATCTTCATATCCAATGTCAGAGACTGAAAACGCTCCTCACGAAAAGTCACTGCTTGACGACCAAGTTGATTTCACTGTTAAGCATCCGCTCAACTCTGAGTGGACACTATGGTATACGAAGCCAGCCGTTCATGAACAAGAAAGTTGGTCAGATTTGCTACGTCCTATCATTTCATTCAACTCGGTAGAGGAGTTCTGGGGAATCTTCAACTCCATTCCAAAGGCCTCCGATTTGCCAGTCAAGTCGGACTATCATCTTTTTAGAGATGGAATCAAACCTGAATGGGAAGACGAGCGCAATGCTAACGGAGGAAAACTGACATACCAGTTTGCCTACAGAAAGgttgatatcaatgaatTGTGGTCTCGCGGTCTGTTGAGTGTGATTGGTGAAACGATTCAGGATGATGACGGAGAAACTGAGGTGAACGGTATTGTTCTGAGCATTCGTCGTGCCGCTTTGAAGATTGCCCTCTGGACCAAGTCCAAGGATGAGGCAGTTTTGAGACCAATTGGCGAGAGATtcaagaaagttttgaagttgaCAGCCCGTGATCATATTGACTTTCAACCTCATAAGAGTGGTGCTGGTAGCAAGAACGTACCTTCTTTCAGCATTTAGTAGTAATAGTGCTAGTTATACTTAATATACACATAGTCCAAGTCTAGAATAGCGTACAGCGCCCTCTATAATTGTTGTGTGACTTTTTATAACAACGCCAAGATCAAAGCTCCAATCATTCCGCATCTTGCCATGGCCCCCTGGGCTCCCGCAACATCAACTAATCCGCCAGCGGCTACGTTATCACTCACAGTAATTGTCTCGTAATCTCTTACTTCTCCAACTTCCCCGGTAAAACTTCCCATTCCAACACTCCCGGATGATGGTTCGGCAAGTTCAGAGTAGAGGTTGGAAAATCTCTGAGAGTATAACGACATGGCTGTGGTAAGTTGTCCGTTCACGGTAAGTGTAACCCAAACAGTTGTAGCTGGAATGGTTGAAAGCGAGCCATCCGAGTTAGTCACAACTTCCGGAGGAGGCATACCTGCATTCGGATTAGTGGTTGTGGTCGTAGCTGCCGTATTTGTAGTTGTGGCACCAGTAGTGGTGGCCCTCGTGGTGCCAGTAGTGGTACCAGTAGTGACACCAGTTGGCGTGGCTGTGGTACCTGTTCCAGTGGTTGTTCCGGTTGTTGTAGTGGCTGCTCCCGCAGCAGGGGTAGTAGTGGGAGTTGACGTTGTAGTAGCTGCTCCTGCAGCAGGTGTAGTGGTGGGAGTGGAGGTTGTAGTCGTTGCTGCAGCGGCTCCTGCTGCTGGAGTTGTAGTTGTTGTTAACGGAGTGGTTGCAGTTGTAGGTCCAGTAGTAGTAGTTACTGCCGCAGGTTCGACCGGGTCTTCTGCAAAGGCCAACTGTAGCACCGTAAATAGCATGAAAAGATTCATATCCAGCTTCATTTTGTTGATAGTCTGATCGTGTTTAGACAGGTTATGAAAGGTCAAGAAAGGAAACAGGTGAGAATGGAAAATAATGTTTAGTTTGTTCGCGCGTATTTCATCTATAAAATTAATTCTGTCAGGCTGGGCGGAGCTTGGAAGCAATTAAGTGCAAGCTCTGTCtacaaaaacaaaaaggcATTCTCATCTTCTCTATTAACGTTCCTCTACTAAAAGTTATCCCAttcatcgtcgtcatcCTTCTGGCCTGGCTTGTCTTGATATCTACCGGAATTCTTACTATCCTCATACATTCTGGTATACTCACCGCTTCTGTTTTGGTTATTGCTGTTGGAAGCAGCAACGCCATTCTCACGAAGTTGATTGAGCCTCTCCGTAGCATACTGAttagtttcttgaactttttgtCCAAACTGGGCCATGGCTCTTTTGGCTTGGTTGGTGAACTCCGACTCCTGCAAATCCTGAATACCTGGTTTGATTACCGTTTCCGTGACTTCTTGAACAGATTTGGATATAGTAGACGAGAAAAGCCCCCAACCTCTCGTAAACGTGCCCAAGGGATCGGACTGGAATGACTCCGTGGTGAACTCGGCTAATGAGCCTTTCTTAGCACCCTTTGCTTGGTTAGTTTCAGCTGGTGTGTTACCAAATCCAGCGTATTTTCCACCTTGTGAGGGAGGTAAATGCTCTGGTCTTTGCTGGTTGATAGCACCTAAACGCTCAAAGTACtgttcagttttttcctttgaaggagCAAACCCGCTATCAGCGGCACcctcttttcttgaagagaTACTAGATGGAGTGTTAGAGACCTCTCTGTCCAAAGAGACCAACGGTTGTGACGATTTCTCAGCAGCTCCAACGGAGGGAAGAGACTGTCCCGAATGGTCAGGTTTGACAAACGGCCGTCCCTCGACTTCTGATGTCAGCAGTTCTTTGTAGTCTTCAGCCACGTAGTTATCGAATTTAGTCTGTGGTTTCAAACCTACATCGAGTCCATTTTCGGTGAAGTATTGCAAACAGCGTTCATTACCACCCTTCTCCATTCTAAGCAGCTCATCTTCCCTAAACTGATCCATGGTAATACTTCGAACAAATGATATGTGGACACCTAAACTCCTGTGCACCCCAGCACACTCCAAACATATGAAGAttccaaactttggagaCGCCCATTGAGGGTTGTGAGCTTTACAATCAAAACATTTTTTATTAGCTCCTTCCTTTTgcagtttcaaaagctttCTGCGAGAGTCTGGATCTATAGCCCAAGTAGACATTTGGTTAGTTCAAGTTGTTTCGATAATCGATTAAGCGAGTAGAGTGAATCTAGACGTGTGCGATTTGATTTGGATGGTTGAAAGAGGAGCCCGCGAAGATCTGGAAAGTGGATAGTACAGAGAGTATGGGGGGGGGGACAGAAGAGTGAAAGGAGAAGTGTCAGCTTACAAAATAGGCAGTTGCAAACACGTTTATTACtaatgagaagaaaagtGTTTAAATCTTTATAACTTTGGCTTGTCTCTTAGCTGGCTTGCCAGCTTCTCTGGATAGAAATCCCGCATGGGAAATCCAAGATGCCACATACCCCCATCAACTGGGATCACCGTCCCTGTAACATACTTGGCAGCAtcagaaaacaaaaatgcTGTAACATCGGCTATCTCAGAGGTGGAGCCTTTTCTCTGCAGAGGAATATACTTGTCCACATTACTAGGATTGGTCACTAGTCGGTTGAAACCTTCAGTGTTATCGATAGCTCCAGGGGCTATAGCGTTACAACGGATACCTATAGGCCCCAATTCTACTGCCAGAGCATTAGACAGAGCGTCCACACCAGCCTTGGCGGCTCCTACATGGCTTTGAAACGGGACACCTTGGTAATGAAGCGTTGCAGACACGAATAGGACACATCCTTTGTTTAGCCGTAGCTGTTCGAAGCACGCTTTCACTGTATTAAATGAACCCAACAGATCGATGTCAACAACTGATTTGAATGCATTGGCTGAAAGGTGGTTGAAGTCTGCTAAGAAGTTTCCAGCTGCCCCGCAGATGACAAAATCAATTCTTCCTAGTTCTTTGACACATTGGTCAACAGCTTTTGCCAGTTGGTTAACCTGCCGAACGTCTATTCCCCCAACACCGATCACTTTAGCATTCTCTCTGACTtttgcaatctcttttgcTGCTTCTTCTGTGGGTTCAACTCTACGCCCAATAATGCAGGCGTTGGCTCCCAGTTTCACCAACGTTTCCGTTTGCTTCCTGCAGATAGTTCCTGCGCCACCAGTGACAAACACTACCTTTCCTGAAAAGAtgttgtctttgaaaacttgggACATTCTTTGGTGAGTTAGAGAATCGACATGCTGATGCCGAAGAGGAGTATTTATACTTACCCCAGATTTTTCGCGTTTGCATGTGAAGGTTCAGAGGTGCAAACCACCGATACCGTGGGGGAAGTCTCCCCCATTTTCGGAAACTAGAGTGGTTAGATAAGTAGAGTTGGGTTAAAGAGCTAATGGCCAGTCTTGCTGAGTTCAAAGTTCCATGAGTGATTCTTGGACGACAGAGACCAAAATAAAAATAGAGGTAAAAGAAATTCGTAAACGGTTCTATAGACAGGTAAGTATATGCCTAGCCTCCGAGCATACTAGTAACACGCCTAAGATGTATCACTGGACTTTCACTACTTGGTCAACTCCTTCGTATTTCGGAATATCAATATCCCATTTCTCGGCTAGCTCCTTATTTACAAACCTGCCTCCAACAAAATGAGTTCCTTTAAAAAGTTTTGAGCAGGGCTTTGGAGCGGTCAAACTAACCAATGAAGAGGGCTCAAACGAAGAGTTGACTGGACCTTCATCCACATCCCATCCAGAAGGGATATCAACAGAAGTGATGGGGATCTTCTTGCAGtattcattcaaaagacCGATCACCTCCAGGAAAGGCTCACGAACTGGAGGAACAAATGAGAATCCAAAGATTCCATCAACGATTTGGTCAGCCTGCTGGAATTCTTTCTGTACATCTGTCTCAATAATTGGCACACCAAACGTTGCTAGTTGTGTCTGTAGACCTGTGAAAAGGGGTTTCTTCGACCTCAATGGGTAATAAACTCGAACCTTGTATCCAAAAAGAGTCAAATGGCGGGCGCAAACCAGTGCGTCGCCCCCATTGTTACCAACTCCAACTGCACATAATACTTTAGGGTACTTGCTGGGAGGGTATTCTTTATAGACAGCACTGGCAACAGCCAACCCAGCGAGTTCCATCAATTGATCTATGGAAAACCCTCCACCTTCCGGTGACATTAGCTCTCTGTCTAGAGCACTTGCTGCTTTACTCCCAATTGTCTTGATTAGCGACATATTTGCTTAAGGACTTCAAGTTGAGATTAAGCTATGGAAAGGCAAAGTAGAGGAGTATGGGGTGATGGCATAGCATGCGCGAGGGACAATCACTCATAACATATTTCAAAGTACTTTCGGTGTGAATGCCCTTGGATTGGGATTTCTACGACTGACAATACTGTGATTTTTGATCACAATTATCCTTCTTGCTCATTGAACTCGTTTTTCAAACATTGTAGTCAGAAAGCGCCCTTTTTCACTCCCTCTATCTATGACTCCACTCTTCTCTCTTCTCTTCTGCTCCTCCTTCTGCCGCATTCCAACGATCTTCGCGATCTATTTTAATTCATGTCGAAATGCTAACTGACACTTTCAGCTTCTCTACAACCAACATGTACAACAAGGAATCAGCCCTGTTAAGGCGCAAAAAGGATGTCAAGAAGGGAACAAAATTTACTTTCATGGTCTGTGGTGCAATGGGGACCGGTAAATCTACCTTTATCAACAGTCTAGTTCATCAACATCTTGTGCCTAAAAGATTCGAACATAACGCGTCTGACTCGCTCCCCAAGactctttcattttttaACATAGAAGGGGCGGCT
This is a stretch of genomic DNA from Komagataella phaffii GS115 chromosome 3, complete sequence. It encodes these proteins:
- a CDS encoding Cytoplasmic mRNA cap binding protein; its protein translation is MSETENAPHEKSLLDDQVDFTVKHPLNSEWTLWYTKPAVHEQESWSDLLRPIISFNSVEEFWGIFNSIPKASDLPVKSDYHLFRDGIKPEWEDERNANGGKLTYQFAYRKVDINELWSRGLLSVIGETIQDDDGETEVNGIVLSIRRAALKIALWTKSKDEAVLRPIGERFKKVLKLTARDHIDFQPHKSGAGSKNVPSFSI
- a CDS encoding ADP-ribosylation factor GTPase activating protein (ARF GAP), involved in ER-Golgi transport, with translation MSTWAIDPDSRRKLLKLQKEGANKKCFDCKAHNPQWASPKFGIFICLECAGVHRSLGVHISFVRSITMDQFREDELLRMEKGGNERCLQYFTENGLDVGLKPQTKFDNYVAEDYKELLTSEVEGRPFVKPDHSGQSLPSVGAAEKSSQPLVSLDREVSNTPSSISSRKEGAADSGFAPSKEKTEQYFERLGAINQQRPEHLPPSQGGKYAGFGNTPAETNQAKGAKKGSLAEFTTESFQSDPLGTFTRGWGLFSSTISKSVQEVTETVIKPGIQDLQESEFTNQAKRAMAQFGQKVQETNQYATERLNQLRENGVAASNSNNQNRSGEYTRMYEDSKNSGRYQDKPGQKDDDDEWDNF
- a CDS encoding Peroxisomal 2,4-dienoyl-CoA reductase, auxiliary enzyme of fatty acid beta-oxidation, with product MSQVFKDNIFSGKVVFVTGGAGTICRKQTETLVKLGANACIIGRRVEPTEEAAKEIAKVRENAKVIGVGGIDVRQVNQLAKAVDQCVKELGRIDFVICGAAGNFLADFNHLSANAFKSVVDIDLLGSFNTVKACFEQLRLNKGCVLFVSATLHYQGVPFQSHVGAAKAGVDALSNALAVELGPIGIRCNAIAPGAIDNTEGFNRLVTNPSNVDKYIPLQRKGSTSEIADVTAFLFSDAAKYVTGTVIPVDGGMWHLGFPMRDFYPEKLASQLRDKPKL